A stretch of the Streptomyces venezuelae genome encodes the following:
- a CDS encoding thioesterase II family protein, with translation MLPLESQELVPETPYIWRAKRPEPTHRLICFPHAGAGAAAYAEWVGLLPPEIELVAVQLPGRQNRIAEDPFTEVAPLVAVLGQALRPVFDGPFSFFGHSGGASLAYELTKALRARGSRGPEQLFLSAQPAPGESGLRQLHDLSDEDLAAEIVALGGLDPEIAEDEDVMESLLFTLRADFALWERHESASDTPLDIPITALTGKSDPRAPLEHVERWRDFTTAPFETELYPGGHFYFLEEPSEVVSVISRRILNPATSGRTA, from the coding sequence ATGCTGCCGTTGGAAAGCCAGGAACTGGTCCCCGAAACCCCCTACATCTGGCGTGCAAAGCGCCCGGAACCGACCCATCGGCTGATCTGTTTCCCGCATGCGGGCGCCGGTGCGGCTGCCTATGCCGAGTGGGTCGGGCTGCTCCCGCCGGAGATCGAGCTGGTTGCCGTTCAGCTGCCCGGCCGGCAGAACCGTATCGCCGAGGACCCCTTCACCGAGGTCGCTCCGCTCGTTGCGGTGCTCGGCCAGGCGCTGCGCCCGGTGTTCGACGGCCCGTTCTCCTTCTTCGGGCACTCCGGTGGCGCCTCGCTCGCCTATGAGCTCACCAAGGCCCTGCGGGCGCGCGGCAGCCGGGGACCGGAGCAGCTGTTCCTCTCCGCGCAGCCGGCACCGGGGGAGAGCGGCCTGCGGCAGCTGCACGACCTCTCCGACGAGGACCTCGCGGCCGAGATCGTCGCGCTCGGCGGGCTCGACCCCGAGATCGCCGAGGACGAGGACGTCATGGAGTCCCTCCTCTTCACCCTCCGCGCGGACTTCGCCCTCTGGGAGCGGCACGAGTCGGCCTCCGACACCCCGCTGGACATCCCGATCACCGCGCTCACCGGCAAGTCCGACCCGCGCGCGCCCCTGGAACACGTCGAGCGCTGGCGGGACTTCACCACAGCCCCCTTCGAGACGGAGCTCTACCCCGGCGGCCACTTCTACTTCCTGGAAGAGCCCTCCGAGGTGGTCTCGGTCATCAGCCGCAGGATTCTGAACCCCGCAACCTCCGGGAGGACCGCATGA
- a CDS encoding AfsR/SARP family transcriptional regulator produces the protein MEYGILGPVEVRDGGVDIPLDGPKQRTVLAALLIAEGSFLPDSELSRFLWGERPPRTLHAQIYTYVSRIRRTLGPRAVISRRPNGYLMEIGAASFDLVEFRKLATRGQLELIAGRYPEAAGLLRAALALWRGPVLANVSEQLAATEGPPIEEARISALASRIEADLAVGMHLQVLPELTRLIDRHPLHERFRAQLMTALYRCDRQAEALALYDSSRRRLATDLGLEPGPLLREVHQAILSADPALHRPAALRH, from the coding sequence ATGGAGTACGGGATTCTGGGACCCGTGGAAGTGCGGGACGGCGGCGTCGACATTCCGCTGGACGGGCCCAAGCAGCGAACGGTTCTGGCGGCCCTGCTCATCGCCGAGGGCTCTTTCCTGCCCGATTCGGAACTGAGCCGCTTTCTGTGGGGGGAACGCCCGCCCCGGACGCTCCACGCGCAGATCTACACCTATGTCTCCCGGATTCGCCGGACCCTCGGTCCGCGGGCGGTCATCAGCCGCCGTCCGAACGGATATCTGATGGAGATCGGCGCCGCCTCTTTCGATCTCGTGGAGTTCCGGAAACTGGCCACGCGCGGCCAGCTGGAACTGATCGCCGGGCGCTACCCGGAGGCCGCCGGACTGCTGCGCGCCGCGCTGGCGCTGTGGCGCGGGCCGGTCCTGGCCAATGTCTCGGAGCAGCTGGCCGCCACCGAGGGCCCGCCGATCGAGGAGGCCCGGATCTCCGCGCTGGCGAGCCGGATCGAGGCGGACCTCGCGGTCGGGATGCACCTCCAGGTGCTGCCGGAGCTGACCCGGCTGATCGACCGGCACCCTCTGCATGAACGTTTCCGCGCCCAGCTGATGACCGCGCTCTACCGGTGCGACCGGCAGGCCGAGGCCCTGGCGCTCTACGACAGCAGCAGACGGCGGCTCGCCACGGATCTCGGCCTCGAGCCGGGGCCGCTGCTGCGCGAGGTGCACCAGGCCATCCTCAGCGCCGACCCCGCCCTGCACCGCCCGGCGGCCCTGCGGCACTGA
- a CDS encoding tryptophan halogenase family protein — protein sequence MGTRNPENVVIVGGGVAGWMTAAYLKAAFSDRISVTLIESGSEAGAAGPLSGEETTFSDIGRFFDFLGLAEEEWMPACNAAYKLAVRVQDWNRPGQHFYHPFEQTRSAGGFPLTEWWLHNGPSGRFDRDCFVVASLCDAGRSPRHLDGSPPPGLRGEAVGGQLPYAYHLDAALLAEYLRGHALGRGVRHLAGEVTDVRLDERGWIGHLVTREHGEVHGDLFVDCTGFQGLLINRALRVPFVSYQGALPNDSVVALRVPADMRARGIAPYTTATARSAGWIWTIPLVSRLGVGYVYARDYCSPEEAERTLRAAVGPEAAGVEAAHGTLRVGRSRQAWKNNCVAVGASAGFVEPLACSEASFVHHAVAELVRNFPGAGGPSEGAAAFNASVARVMDDARDFLALHYQGAAREDSQYWRDTKTQTLPRALAERIERWRVRMPDAAGGAGGGTDTGGGAGAAGGPAAGPGLTPDSYACILLGTGAMPLRPSPAVSLADDEAARRQFAEVRDTARALVDTLPSQYEYFAQLGVPA from the coding sequence GTGGGTACGCGGAACCCCGAAAATGTCGTGATCGTGGGCGGTGGAGTCGCAGGCTGGATGACCGCTGCCTATCTCAAAGCCGCCTTCTCCGACCGGATTTCCGTCACCCTGATCGAATCGGGATCCGAGGCCGGCGCGGCGGGCCCGCTGTCCGGTGAAGAGACGACCTTCAGCGATATCGGGAGGTTCTTCGATTTCCTGGGCCTGGCCGAAGAGGAGTGGATGCCGGCCTGTAATGCCGCGTACAAACTCGCGGTCCGTGTCCAGGACTGGAACCGTCCGGGGCAGCACTTCTACCACCCGTTCGAGCAGACCCGGTCCGCAGGCGGATTCCCGCTGACCGAATGGTGGCTGCACAACGGGCCGAGCGGGCGCTTCGACCGGGACTGCTTTGTGGTGGCCTCGCTGTGCGACGCGGGCCGCAGCCCCCGGCACCTCGACGGCTCCCCGCCCCCGGGCCTGCGGGGCGAGGCCGTCGGCGGGCAGCTCCCGTACGCCTACCACCTGGACGCGGCCCTGCTCGCCGAGTACCTGCGCGGCCACGCCCTGGGCCGCGGGGTGCGGCACCTGGCCGGTGAGGTCACCGATGTACGGCTGGACGAGCGCGGCTGGATCGGCCATCTGGTCACCCGGGAGCACGGCGAGGTCCACGGCGACCTGTTCGTGGACTGCACCGGCTTCCAGGGCCTGCTGATCAACCGGGCGCTGCGCGTCCCCTTCGTCTCCTACCAGGGCGCACTGCCCAACGACAGCGTGGTCGCACTCCGTGTGCCTGCCGACATGCGGGCCCGCGGGATCGCCCCGTACACCACGGCCACGGCCCGGAGCGCGGGCTGGATCTGGACGATTCCGCTGGTCAGCCGGCTGGGTGTGGGCTACGTCTACGCCCGGGACTACTGCAGCCCCGAGGAGGCCGAGCGCACCCTGCGCGCCGCGGTCGGCCCGGAGGCGGCCGGGGTGGAGGCCGCCCACGGCACCCTGCGGGTCGGCCGCAGCCGGCAGGCGTGGAAGAACAACTGCGTGGCGGTCGGTGCCTCGGCCGGCTTCGTCGAGCCGCTGGCCTGTTCCGAGGCCTCCTTCGTGCACCACGCGGTCGCCGAGCTGGTGCGGAACTTCCCCGGTGCCGGCGGGCCGTCCGAGGGGGCCGCGGCCTTCAACGCCTCGGTGGCCCGGGTGATGGACGATGCCCGGGACTTCCTGGCCCTGCACTACCAGGGGGCCGCGCGGGAGGACTCGCAGTACTGGCGGGACACCAAGACCCAGACCCTGCCGCGGGCGCTCGCCGAGCGCATCGAGCGGTGGCGGGTGCGGATGCCGGACGCGGCCGGGGGCGCGGGCGGGGGTACGGACACGGGCGGGGGCGCGGGCGCGGCCGGCGGGCCCGCGGCCGGGCCCGGGCTGACCCCGGACTCGTACGCCTGCATCCTGCTGGGCACCGGGGCCATGCCGCTGCGGCCCTCGCCGGCCGTGTCCCTGGCCGACGACGAGGCGGCCCGCCGGCAGTTCGCCGAGGTCCGGGACACCGCCCGGGCGCTGGTCGACACGCTGCCGAGCCAGTACGAGTACTTCGCCCAGCTGGGCGTTCCGGCCTGA
- a CDS encoding S9 family peptidase produces MHSTELDVRAYETAERLLRHNRKELVRGDKVTPRWIEGGSRFWYTIGTAEGKRFVLVDPETGTRAPAFDHERLAAALAAASGQEVDAAALPFPAIQPVADAVEFDAFGAHWRCRLDHYAVEKAEGGAPGNPLAVPAPDRKHAVYRAGHDLRAQELDGSRDWALTSDGTEDHDYGANPDYLMYSTLLGKIGLPHLPPAVAWSPDSARVLTHRTGQAGVRRTHLVQAAPADGSAPGLLSPRFAVPGDEHIPVAEFVVFDIASGTSTVAQAEPVAMSMMSPVFQKWAWWAEDGSAVYYLSRTRDARTLALHRLDPVSGEVRTLVTETGETRVEPAQQQLQQPLVRVLTGGNEVIWYSQRDGWGHLYLYGTDSAEPLAQITSGPWGVQEILRVDEEQRVVYFTASGLVEENPYRRTVCRANLDGTGFTRLTEDDLDHAVTVAPDAGCFVDSASASDTPPVITVRDWSGEVLVELERADITGLKATGWTAPEPFTVTSADGTIDIHGLLYKPHGFDPARRYPVIDTPYGLPTATRVSPSFDPGYYGYDAEVLAALGFVVIAVDGQGSPGRSKAFHDASYGNLGDATGLPDHVAAIRELAETRPWMDLDRVGVTGMSSGGYAAVRAMLRYPELFKAGVAESGMHDFRLLEPGLGEGYHGPVGEADYTATSNAELADRLAGKLLLIHGGLDDRVSPQLTLRLAERLVQHGKDFDLVIVPDADHIYFGYEHYVTQRRWDFLVRNLLGAEPPAGFRLPPVPIDMEALAELFG; encoded by the coding sequence ATGCACTCGACCGAACTCGACGTCCGGGCCTATGAGACGGCGGAGCGGCTTCTCCGGCACAACCGAAAGGAACTCGTCCGCGGTGACAAAGTAACTCCGCGGTGGATTGAAGGCGGCAGCCGCTTCTGGTACACGATCGGCACGGCCGAGGGAAAGCGGTTCGTCCTCGTCGATCCGGAGACCGGCACCAGGGCGCCCGCCTTCGACCACGAGCGCCTGGCCGCCGCCCTGGCCGCCGCCTCGGGCCAGGAAGTGGACGCGGCAGCGCTGCCGTTCCCGGCCATCCAGCCGGTCGCCGACGCGGTCGAGTTCGACGCCTTCGGTGCGCACTGGCGGTGCCGCCTGGACCACTACGCGGTGGAGAAGGCCGAGGGCGGCGCCCCCGGCAACCCGCTCGCCGTCCCCGCCCCCGACCGCAAGCACGCCGTCTACCGGGCCGGTCACGACCTGCGCGCGCAGGAGCTGGACGGCAGCCGCGACTGGGCCCTGACCTCCGACGGCACCGAGGACCACGACTACGGCGCCAACCCCGACTACCTCATGTACTCCACCCTGCTGGGGAAGATCGGGCTGCCGCATCTGCCGCCCGCCGTGGCCTGGTCCCCCGACTCGGCCCGGGTGCTGACCCACCGCACCGGCCAGGCCGGCGTCCGGCGCACCCACCTGGTGCAGGCGGCGCCCGCCGACGGCAGCGCGCCCGGCCTGCTCTCCCCGCGCTTCGCGGTCCCCGGGGACGAGCACATACCGGTCGCCGAGTTCGTCGTGTTCGACATCGCCTCGGGCACCTCCACGGTCGCGCAGGCCGAGCCGGTCGCGATGTCGATGATGTCGCCGGTCTTCCAGAAGTGGGCCTGGTGGGCGGAGGACGGCTCGGCCGTCTACTACCTCTCCCGGACCCGCGACGCCCGGACCCTGGCCCTGCACCGCCTCGACCCGGTCTCCGGCGAGGTCCGCACCCTGGTCACCGAGACCGGCGAGACCCGGGTGGAGCCGGCGCAGCAGCAGCTCCAGCAGCCCCTGGTCCGGGTCCTGACCGGCGGCAACGAGGTGATCTGGTACTCGCAGCGCGACGGCTGGGGCCACCTCTACCTGTACGGGACGGACTCCGCGGAGCCGCTCGCGCAGATCACCTCCGGCCCCTGGGGCGTGCAGGAGATCCTGCGCGTGGACGAGGAGCAGCGGGTCGTGTACTTCACCGCCTCCGGGCTGGTGGAGGAGAACCCGTACCGCCGCACGGTGTGCCGGGCCAACCTGGACGGCACCGGCTTCACCCGGCTGACCGAGGACGATCTCGACCACGCGGTCACCGTCGCACCGGACGCCGGCTGCTTCGTGGACTCGGCCTCGGCCTCCGACACCCCGCCGGTGATCACCGTCCGGGACTGGTCGGGCGAGGTCCTGGTGGAGCTGGAGCGCGCCGACATCACCGGGCTGAAGGCGACCGGCTGGACCGCGCCCGAACCCTTCACGGTCACCTCGGCCGACGGCACCATCGACATCCACGGCCTGCTCTACAAGCCGCACGGCTTCGACCCCGCGCGCCGCTACCCGGTCATCGACACCCCGTACGGCCTCCCGACCGCGACCCGGGTGAGCCCCTCCTTCGACCCGGGCTACTACGGCTACGACGCCGAGGTGCTGGCCGCGCTGGGCTTCGTCGTGATCGCGGTGGACGGCCAGGGCTCGCCGGGCCGGAGCAAGGCGTTCCACGACGCCTCGTACGGCAACCTGGGCGACGCCACGGGCCTGCCGGACCATGTGGCGGCGATCCGCGAACTGGCGGAGACCCGGCCCTGGATGGACCTGGACCGGGTGGGCGTCACCGGTATGTCCTCCGGCGGCTACGCGGCGGTCCGGGCGATGCTCCGGTACCCGGAGCTGTTCAAGGCCGGAGTCGCCGAGTCCGGCATGCACGACTTCCGGCTGCTGGAGCCGGGCCTCGGCGAGGGCTACCACGGCCCGGTCGGCGAGGCGGACTACACGGCCACCTCGAACGCGGAGCTCGCGGACCGCCTGGCCGGCAAGCTCCTGCTGATCCACGGCGGCCTGGACGACCGGGTCTCCCCGCAGCTGACGCTCCGGCTCGCGGAGCGGCTGGTGCAGCACGGCAAGGACTTCGACCTGGTGATCGTGCCGGACGCCGACCACATCTACTTCGGCTACGAGCACTATGTGACCCAGCGCCGCTGGGACTTCCTGGTCCGCAACCTGCTGGGCGCCGAGCCCCCGGCGGGCTTCCGGCTGCCGCCGGTCCCGATCGACATGGAGGCGCTGGCGGAGCTCTTCGGCTGA
- a CDS encoding AfsR/SARP family transcriptional regulator encodes MGPLEVTAGDQDISLGGARQRTILALLLLTPGRVVSVDTMVETVWNMNPPTTARTQVAICVAALRKIFKAAGVADDVIVTAHPGYLLKTEGHRIDSLEFAGLVQSAEQHTRDGRLQEAAHHYAQALALWRGSAFAGVGGQVIDDETDRLEEHRLNAYDDSTLVHLELGQHQELIPELAAMVREHPLRERIRHHLMLAQYRSGRRADAMESFRDARRHLIDELGIEPGPDLQELHDAILRDDPSLAAVVQAPAERPAAPVYAVPSELPPDIPGFTGRETELAALDSLVAGGSDDRSSTIGLITGAAGIGKSGLVTRWSFRVAENFPDGQLFVDLRGYDEQHDPTKTHEVLSRFLRSLGVPAEQVPTELDDRISLYRSLLADRRVLIVLDNARSYSQIRPLLPGSGRCCVVVTSRDQMEQLVAWPSQARVHLGVLSEEEAVQLLTTIVGERRIGPARTDAVRLAELCERLPLALRIAAARLASKPHWPVKFLVSRLSDERRRLDELSQGESQIRASFALSYRYLPQESARLFRRLGLLDVPDFTAWVAAALLNNEVLDAERLLEHLVDAQFLEVVTMDATGQLRYRFNGLLRLYAAERAQEEEPEHDRTAACVRVLRTFLTIAEEAYRHEDPNALDLPAQFQRRRLNSDLMEELLAAHLEWFEAERPAVVGSVRQAARMGLSDLAWGLTAVSAPFFAMRNYRSEYRTCCTVALEAAHAIGDLVGQGAMHYNLGTLEMMGSMDAAAPHFTAALRYYTEADDPNGRAMSLRCLAMVDRNRGDLDLAMTRYLEALSLFRELGDRLGEGHTLHNMADIEVDRGRLDQAMEYAEGAVRIEESSTTEVTRNLAQALHRLGRVQLALEQLPEAEQSFLRTVRIVKEKSDMIGLAYALLGLGETRLATGALEPAESTLADAWEIAEENKGPLVAGRIGLALAEVWQRRGEPVKARGHLLTAKERFTAVGASAWLERTEEALGALVD; translated from the coding sequence TTGGGACCACTGGAAGTGACCGCGGGAGACCAGGACATATCGCTCGGTGGAGCACGCCAGCGCACCATCCTCGCGCTGCTGTTGCTCACTCCCGGCCGCGTCGTCTCCGTGGACACCATGGTCGAGACGGTCTGGAACATGAACCCGCCGACCACGGCACGGACCCAGGTCGCCATCTGCGTCGCGGCCCTTCGCAAAATCTTCAAAGCCGCGGGCGTCGCGGACGATGTCATCGTCACCGCCCATCCGGGCTATCTCCTCAAAACCGAGGGCCACCGCATCGATTCCCTGGAATTCGCCGGGCTCGTCCAGTCCGCCGAACAGCACACCAGGGACGGCCGGCTCCAGGAAGCGGCACACCACTACGCCCAGGCGCTCGCACTCTGGCGCGGCTCCGCTTTCGCCGGCGTGGGCGGACAGGTCATCGACGACGAGACCGACCGGCTGGAAGAGCACCGGCTCAACGCCTACGACGACTCCACCCTCGTCCACCTCGAGCTCGGCCAGCACCAGGAACTCATCCCCGAACTGGCCGCGATGGTCCGCGAACACCCCCTCCGCGAGCGCATCCGGCACCACCTGATGCTCGCCCAGTACCGGTCGGGCCGCCGCGCCGACGCCATGGAGTCCTTCCGTGACGCACGCCGGCACCTGATCGACGAACTCGGTATCGAGCCGGGCCCCGACCTCCAGGAACTGCACGACGCCATCCTGCGCGACGACCCCTCGCTCGCGGCGGTGGTGCAGGCCCCGGCCGAACGCCCCGCCGCCCCCGTGTACGCCGTCCCCTCCGAACTGCCGCCCGACATCCCCGGGTTCACCGGCCGCGAGACCGAACTGGCCGCGCTGGACAGCCTCGTTGCGGGCGGCAGCGATGACCGCAGCTCCACCATCGGACTGATCACCGGTGCCGCGGGCATCGGCAAGAGCGGCCTGGTGACCCGCTGGTCGTTCCGGGTCGCCGAGAACTTCCCGGACGGCCAGCTCTTCGTCGACCTGCGCGGATACGACGAGCAGCACGACCCCACCAAGACCCACGAGGTGCTCAGCCGCTTCCTGCGCTCCCTCGGCGTGCCCGCGGAGCAGGTCCCGACCGAGCTGGACGACCGGATCTCGCTCTACCGCAGCCTGCTCGCCGACCGGCGGGTGCTGATCGTCCTGGACAACGCGCGCAGCTACTCCCAGATCCGCCCGCTGCTGCCCGGCAGTGGGCGCTGCTGCGTCGTGGTCACCAGCCGCGACCAGATGGAGCAGCTGGTGGCCTGGCCGTCCCAGGCGCGCGTGCACCTGGGGGTGCTGTCCGAGGAGGAGGCCGTCCAGCTGCTCACGACCATCGTCGGCGAGCGCAGGATCGGCCCGGCCCGCACCGACGCCGTCCGGCTGGCCGAACTGTGTGAGCGGCTGCCGCTCGCCCTGCGGATCGCCGCGGCCCGGCTGGCCTCCAAGCCGCACTGGCCGGTGAAGTTCCTGGTCTCGCGGCTCAGCGACGAGCGCCGCCGGCTGGACGAGCTCAGCCAGGGCGAGTCGCAGATCCGGGCCAGCTTCGCGCTGAGCTACCGGTACCTGCCGCAGGAGTCCGCCCGGCTGTTCCGGCGGCTCGGGCTGCTCGACGTACCCGATTTCACCGCCTGGGTCGCCGCCGCCCTGCTCAACAACGAGGTCCTGGACGCCGAGCGGCTCCTCGAACACCTGGTGGACGCGCAGTTCCTCGAGGTGGTCACCATGGATGCCACCGGCCAGCTGCGCTACCGGTTCAACGGTCTGCTGCGGCTGTACGCGGCCGAACGCGCCCAGGAGGAGGAGCCGGAACACGACCGGACGGCGGCCTGCGTCCGGGTCCTGCGCACCTTCCTGACGATCGCCGAGGAGGCGTACCGGCACGAGGACCCCAACGCCCTGGACCTGCCGGCTCAGTTCCAGCGCCGGCGGCTCAACTCCGACCTGATGGAGGAGCTGCTCGCCGCGCACCTGGAGTGGTTCGAGGCCGAACGGCCGGCCGTGGTGGGCTCCGTCCGGCAGGCGGCCCGGATGGGGCTGTCGGACCTCGCCTGGGGACTGACCGCCGTGTCCGCCCCGTTCTTCGCCATGCGCAACTACCGGAGTGAGTACCGCACCTGCTGCACGGTTGCGCTGGAGGCCGCCCACGCCATCGGAGACCTGGTCGGCCAGGGCGCGATGCACTACAACCTCGGCACCCTGGAGATGATGGGCAGCATGGACGCCGCCGCCCCGCACTTCACGGCGGCGCTCCGGTACTACACGGAGGCCGACGACCCGAACGGCCGGGCGATGAGCCTGCGCTGCCTGGCCATGGTCGACCGCAACCGGGGGGACCTGGACCTCGCCATGACCCGCTACCTCGAGGCCCTGTCGCTCTTCCGGGAGCTCGGGGACCGGCTGGGCGAGGGGCACACCCTGCACAACATGGCCGACATCGAGGTCGACCGAGGGCGGCTGGACCAGGCGATGGAGTACGCAGAGGGCGCGGTCCGGATCGAGGAGAGCAGCACGACGGAGGTCACCCGCAACCTGGCTCAGGCCCTGCACCGGCTGGGCCGGGTGCAGCTGGCGCTGGAACAGCTGCCGGAGGCCGAGCAGTCCTTCCTGCGGACCGTGCGGATCGTGAAGGAGAAGTCCGACATGATCGGACTGGCCTATGCCCTGCTCGGTCTGGGTGAGACCCGGCTGGCCACGGGCGCCCTGGAACCGGCGGAGTCCACCCTCGCGGACGCCTGGGAGATCGCCGAGGAGAACAAGGGCCCGCTGGTGGCCGGCCGGATCGGGCTGGCGCTCGCCGAGGTGTGGCAGCGCCGCGGCGAACCGGTGAAGGCCCGCGGCCATCTGCTCACCGCCAAGGAGCGGTTCACCGCGGTCGGCGCCTCGGCGTGGCTGGAGCGGACCGAGGAGGCGCTCGGGGCGCTCGTCGACTGA
- a CDS encoding 4'-phosphopantetheinyl transferase family protein: MTPIHAAGTLLAPAEGAADTPQAIAECHIWSLRPLSSPQSWYGLLDSAELTRAASFAHELDLARFVTGRTLAKTALASLVGTGPEAIGFRTRCPGCGGAHGKPQAVGAGAGWELSITHSGDIVAVAIARGRPLGVDVERFEHWGGPGLPPEYDLVLTPAERAAVERLPERERARAGLTYWTRKEAVLKATGEGLNTPMTDFTLSGSDEPPALVRWHGPEAAGRPVPALADLALGGEYAGAVAVLGARSVLTTLHSGPDLIARTRPVPGRRPAEPVRVLSTEQALPGRTAQARSPAGPPF; this comes from the coding sequence ATGACGCCCATCCACGCAGCCGGCACCTTGCTGGCTCCCGCAGAAGGTGCCGCCGACACACCGCAGGCCATCGCCGAGTGCCACATCTGGTCCCTGCGCCCGCTGTCCAGCCCGCAGTCCTGGTACGGGCTCCTCGACAGCGCGGAGCTCACCCGCGCCGCGTCCTTCGCCCACGAGCTCGACCTCGCCCGGTTCGTCACCGGCCGGACCCTGGCCAAGACGGCCCTCGCCAGCCTGGTGGGCACCGGCCCGGAGGCGATCGGCTTCCGTACCCGGTGCCCCGGATGCGGCGGGGCCCACGGCAAGCCGCAGGCGGTCGGGGCCGGGGCGGGGTGGGAGCTGTCCATCACGCACTCCGGGGACATCGTGGCGGTGGCCATCGCCCGCGGCAGACCGCTGGGAGTCGATGTCGAACGCTTCGAGCACTGGGGCGGCCCAGGACTACCACCCGAGTACGACCTGGTGCTGACACCAGCCGAGCGGGCAGCCGTCGAGCGGCTGCCCGAGCGGGAGCGGGCACGGGCCGGACTGACCTACTGGACGCGCAAGGAAGCCGTCCTGAAGGCGACCGGCGAGGGGCTCAACACCCCGATGACCGACTTCACGCTTTCCGGGTCCGACGAGCCGCCGGCCCTGGTGCGCTGGCACGGCCCGGAGGCCGCCGGACGCCCGGTGCCGGCGCTGGCCGACCTCGCCCTGGGCGGGGAGTACGCCGGGGCGGTGGCGGTGCTCGGGGCCCGTTCGGTACTGACCACGCTGCACAGCGGCCCGGACCTGATCGCCCGGACCCGGCCGGTGCCGGGCCGGCGGCCCGCGGAGCCGGTACGGGTGCTCTCCACGGAGCAGGCGCTGCCGGGCCGGACCGCGCAGGCCCGTTCGCCGGCGGGGCCGCCGTTCTGA
- a CDS encoding flavin reductase family protein: MTTLTPTRPVPLALFRSMMSAFPSGVSVITTYDREGIPRGLTASSLASVTAEPPTVSVCLTTAGETLQALREHGSFAVNLLHTGGRRAAGVFATPNIDRFAEVDWRPSPGLGLPWLVEDAFVTAECEVAGMLEIGSHTLVLGTLVEVAQESGTPLLYGGREFADWPGGDMPGRAPLI; encoded by the coding sequence ATGACCACCCTGACCCCGACCCGACCAGTCCCGCTCGCCCTGTTCCGCTCGATGATGAGCGCCTTCCCCTCCGGCGTCTCCGTGATCACCACATACGACCGGGAGGGCATACCGCGCGGGCTGACGGCCTCGTCCCTGGCGAGCGTGACCGCCGAACCGCCGACCGTGTCGGTCTGCCTCACCACGGCCGGGGAGACCCTGCAGGCCCTGCGCGAGCACGGCTCCTTCGCCGTGAACCTGCTGCACACCGGGGGCCGCCGGGCGGCCGGGGTGTTCGCCACCCCGAACATCGACCGGTTCGCCGAGGTGGACTGGCGCCCCTCCCCCGGGCTCGGTCTGCCGTGGCTGGTCGAGGACGCGTTCGTGACCGCCGAGTGCGAGGTGGCCGGGATGCTGGAGATCGGCTCCCACACCCTCGTCCTGGGCACGCTCGTCGAGGTGGCCCAGGAATCCGGGACGCCCCTGCTCTACGGCGGGCGGGAGTTCGCGGACTGGCCGGGCGGCGACATGCCGGGCCGGGCACCCCTGATATGA
- a CDS encoding thioesterase II family protein, with product MYGSPPAGPADWLKTSYAPRTTRATARRRLLCLPPAGGAAHLYRDWAASLPTGTEVLAVELPGHGSRLTEEPLTRMAEVVDGIVTALETLPDPALPTVVLGHSMGAVIGWELCRTLRHYSGRPVRGLVSVASPAPSRPAPDRWKAGADSSEEELLTLLDQSESLPPELRRNPEFLDFYLPVLRADMEILARHRPRRESPLPCELRVYTGEKDPLVGEADAWPWDGEETVGGRELVRFPGGHFFLHENPAPFLERLSRDIEAMTGVPAWSGR from the coding sequence ATGTACGGCAGTCCGCCCGCGGGCCCAGCCGACTGGCTGAAGACCTCGTACGCCCCTCGCACCACCCGGGCCACCGCCCGCCGGAGGCTGCTGTGCCTGCCGCCGGCCGGCGGAGCCGCCCACCTGTACCGGGACTGGGCCGCCTCACTGCCCACCGGCACCGAGGTCCTCGCCGTCGAACTCCCGGGTCACGGGAGCCGCCTCACCGAGGAACCTCTGACCCGCATGGCGGAAGTGGTGGACGGGATCGTCACCGCCCTCGAAACCCTCCCGGACCCGGCCCTGCCGACCGTCGTCCTCGGCCACAGCATGGGCGCGGTGATCGGCTGGGAGCTGTGCCGCACGCTGCGCCACTACAGCGGACGGCCCGTCCGGGGCCTGGTGTCGGTGGCCTCACCCGCGCCCTCCCGGCCTGCTCCGGACCGCTGGAAGGCCGGCGCGGACAGCAGCGAGGAGGAACTGCTGACCCTGCTCGACCAGTCCGAGAGCCTGCCGCCGGAGCTCCGGCGCAATCCGGAGTTCCTGGACTTCTACCTGCCCGTGCTCCGCGCCGACATGGAGATACTCGCCCGGCACCGGCCGCGCCGGGAATCCCCGCTGCCGTGCGAACTGCGCGTCTACACGGGTGAGAAGGACCCGCTGGTCGGCGAGGCCGACGCCTGGCCCTGGGACGGCGAGGAGACCGTCGGCGGCCGGGAGCTGGTCCGCTTCCCCGGAGGGCACTTCTTCCTCCACGAGAACCCCGCTCCGTTCCTGGAGCGGCTGTCACGCGATATCGAGGCCATGACGGGCGTGCCCGCGTGGAGCGGCCGGTAG